GACCGGTTGAAAGATTATGTTTGCATTTATTTGATATCTGCCTAGAATTTCCTTTGCGTATTCATAGTCCACTTCGTCTTCAATAACGAATTTAAGTTGATCCTGGGGACGAAGTTTCTCAAAAAGGGGAAGTTCCATCTTTTTCTGCATTCCCGAGCTGGGACATTTACAGTCCATGCTTATCCGGCAGCTTTCGGTCCAGAAAACCGGAGGAGGGTCTTTATGGCCGCTGGTCTCGAGCACTATCGAGTACCCATCTCCTATTAAATCTTTGGCCAGAGCCTCCACCTCTTTTCTTTGGATAAGCGGCTCGCCGCCGGTGATACAAACCCTTTTACATTCGAATTTCTCTATCTCGCCTTTTACCTCATCTATGGTCATGTCTTTGAAATCCCTGCCCTCGACGGCATACATCGAATCGCACCATGTACACCGGAGGTCGCAGGCGAATAGGCGGACAAAGATAGTGGGTAGCCCGATCTCGACGCCTTCACCCTGTATGGAAAAGAATATCTCGCTTATTTTCATCTCTGTTGTTCTATCTTGGTAGGACACGGCATGCCGTGTCCCTACATGATAAAATTCTCCTAACTTTGCAGGAGTTCAACATGTTGAACTCCTACTTTTGGTTATTTATGGTGATCTGCTTTTAATAAGCCTATTCAAGTCAACTTTCGTACTCCGTTGGGTCTAAAACGCCTGCCCCCTGAAAAGCCCTTTTTCTCTCCCGGCAGGAACTGCAGACGCCGCAGTGTATTTCCCTTCCTTTGTAGCAAGACCAGGTATCCCCGTATGGAACGCCCAGCTCTGCCCCCAATTTGACTATTTGCGATTTATCCAGGTCCACGAAAGGAGCAGAAATAACCAAATGCGGGTTGTCGTTGCCGAGTTGTTCTGCTCTCTCAAATGCTTCTACAAATTCACCCCTGCAGTCAGGATATACTCCCCTATCCGAGTGATGCGCTCCGAAGAAAACTTGTTCTGCGTTGATACTCACTGCATAGCCTATGGCTATGGATAGAAAGATTGAGTTTCTGTTTGGCACTATGGTTGTCTTCAAAGTTTCATAATGTTCTGCCGTCTCCGGGACTTCCGGGACCTCTATTTTAGAATCGGTCAGGGCGGAGCCGGATAGAATTTCTTTTAGTGCAGAGAGGTCTATGACCTTGTGGGGGATATCAATCCCTCTGCAAATTTTCTTGGCGGAGTCGATTTCCCTTTCATGCTTTTGTCCGTAAATAAACGTGAGTGCATACACTTCGTAGTTCTCTTTGACTGCTTTGTAAAGCAGGGTTGAACTATCTACTCCACCCGAGGCAATGACAACCGCTTTTTTTTTCATGTGTCTGTTATTACTCAATAGTAAATAATATCTACTTGGATCTTTTGATAACGGCAGTTCGAATATATGAACACTGTAATTCCCACCCCCCCTATGCGGGGGAAGCCTGTCCTGACCCCCACCTTAATCCTCCCCCACAAGGGGGGAGGAATCTCTTGCTCTGTAAAACTCAAATTGAGATTTAGATTATTAATAATAAATGTTTAAGGGTGGCTAAACAAGGTGAGAAAGGCATTAACCTTCTCTCAATTAATAAGGGGTTTCTTGTCCATTACCGGGGGCTTATCTTCTTTCTCGCTGTTTTTGGAGACCGTATCGTAAAAGTCTCCCAGCTTGTTTTCCAACTCGTCTACGTATCTGATTACGTCCTGAATCTGCCGGTCTAACTCCTCGGCCTCGAGGTTTATCTCCTCGCATCTTTTCCACTCTATAATATGTCCTTTTATGTGCTCGAAAGCCTCATGCATGGATTTCATATCGTCCGCTATGCGGGACACACTGACAGCAATTTCCTTTTTCTCTCTCTCCTGCTTTATTAAGCTCGTCCACAGAATAGCCGCGATAAACGCCAGAAGCAGTATCCCCTGGGGTATGGTTGTCTCTAGCGTGGGGTAAATTCCAAGAAGGTCTATCTGTGGGATAAAATCAAGCGGGGTTATCCCCACCAGGCCTGCCTCCTGAAATTCCCTTATGCCCTTGCCCATTAGCACGAAAGAAAGAAAATAAAGGAAAAAGCTGGTTATGCTGAAAAAGTATTTTAGGGGGATGCGGAGACCGAGTTTAAAGATCACCACCACCAGACCCAGGAGCAAAACCAGACCGGCAATAAACCCCCATATTACTGCACCTTGGGAGTTCTCGGCCTGCAGCCATAGCGCTTGATAAAACAGCACTGTCTCGAAAGCCTCTCTATACACGGCGAAAAAGGAGACGCTGGCCAGTGCAAAAACGTTCTTCTTGGTGAGAGCCTTCTTTACCTTGCCCTGGATATACTCCTTCCATTTTTTGACCTCGATCTTGGTGATGAGCCAGTAACTAACGTAAAAAAGCACCACTGCGGCAATTAGGGATGTTACACCCTCGATGATCTCCCTTTGTGCCCCGCTTATGGATATGACCGTCTGGGCCAGGACCCAGGTGATGAGGCCGGCGACGATTGCCAGTATCCACCCGAGGTGAACGTATTTGATGGCACTTCCGGCGCCGGTTGCGGTAAGGAAGGCTATCACCGCAGCTACTATCAAGACCGCCTCCAAACCCTCGCGCACGATGATGGAGAATGAATTTACGAACGAAAAGGCCTTACCGATGGGCTTTCCGTTTTCGAGAATAAGAGCGGCCCGGTTAAGGTTGTTATTTATTTCTCCATAAATCGCTTTTACTTCTTCGGATTCGCTTTCAGCCTTAATTGCTCCCCTTAGTTCGGTAAATTTTGCTTCGATTTCGCTGGTGAGCTTGCTATCCTTAAGCGCCAGCTTTGATTCCACTCTCTCGAACCCTTCTAGGTAAGCGTCGAGCGCTTTTGTGTATGCATCTTTGCTTTTTCCTTCATCGTAGAGCGCCTCTGACTCTCTTAGTAAATTGGTAGTTACTGCTAATGGATTCTCTCTTTCGATTTCGGTTTCAATCGTTCCTCGTCTCAGGAAAGCTACGACCTTTGATATATCGTTATCTTCTAAATAAGGGCTTATTTGGTTCATTATTTCCTGATTGGATAGTGTAGCAAGGTCTTTTAAGTTATTTATATCCCCTGGCACATCAGTTGCCCTTAGTATTTTTTTTCCTTCCTCGCTTGCGTTCTGGTCGAAGCTGAGCGAAAGCACGTAGAAAGCTATGTTCCACTTTTCGTCCTCTGATAATTTCGGGAATGAGGGCATAGCCGTTCCCTCTATGCCAAAGCTCATGGTGTTATACACCTTGAATGGAGAAAGCCCTCCGGTAGTACCGCCGTCGGTAAAGTTTGTGGGAGGAGGGGTAAGGTTAGAGGCCATAGGTCCATTTCCTGCGCCTAAAACTCCATGGCACTGGGCACAGTTCCCCTCGTATAAATCCTTTCCTACCTGGAATGACGGATGACTCTTGGGATAGGTTATTATCCCGTAGGCGGATATAAGGCTAGCTTTTATTTCTTTGGAGATAGATTCAACCTCGTTGACCGAGGACTTGTTCTCAATCTTTCGCCTAAGCTCGACCAGGTTCGATTCAATCCCCGCTTTATCCCCGCCAGAGGACTTTAGGTCTCCGAAAAGATTGAGGGCCTCGGAGGAGAAATCGAGCATCTCGGCGTATTCTTCCTCACTGGTGGTGATTCCGTCCCGGACAGCGTTCTTGTAGTCTCCGCCAATGTAGTCCACAAGAGAGAGTATTCTTTTTGCTTCTTCCGATGCGTGAGAAGGGATGCCAGGGAGAATAAGGAGAAGAATCGTCGTCAGTATACTCAGGAGGACAAGGGAGCGAGTACTGTCGTGTCGGCGAGGCCTGGTTAATAAGCTATTAAAACATACATGCATCTTATTTCGGCAGTGTTCCTGAAAGCAAAAGGGAAATTGAAATTTATTTTCAATAATGAATAGTTTTTTGAAGGTTACCATGAGTATACGGGGTGTCAAGGAATGTTGCCTATGCTGGTAAATCAATTTGCCATGATTTCGGTGGCGCTGTAAAATCTTTCCAAATTATGAGACTTCCAAAGCCAATGCTGCATGATATGAGACCAGAAGACCTCGATGAGGTTATGGCAATAGAGCAATTATGCTTTCCCACACCGTGGCCCCGGCAGATATTTGAGATGGAGCTAAAATCCAAGCGTTCTTTTAAGTGCGTTTCCAGGATTGGCGGTGTGGTTGCTGGGTATATAATTGGATGGATGATACATGATGAGGGACACATACTTAACGTCGCCGTTCATCCAGATTTTAGGAGGATGGGCATAGGCGACAGCCTGATGAGGGAGTGCCTTGACCATTTTTCAGAGAAGGGGGCAAAGTACGCCATATTGGAGGTCAGGCACACTAACACCGGGGCGCAAAAACTATACGAAAAATTGGGTTTTAAACCCATAGGTATAAGACGAGGATACTACAGTGATACCGGAGAAGACGCTATAGTGATGATGCTTAGCATGAAATAATATGGACGAACGGCCGGGTCACCCCTGTGATTATCCGACCGCGGCCTTGTTTCTTCTTCCAAACCTTTCGTATACCCTCTCCAATGCCCTGGCCATCTCGCCTATGGTAGCATAATCCCTTACCGCCTCCACTATGAAGGGCATTAGGTTCTCACCGGCTCTTGCCGCTTCTTCCAGCCTCTTCAGGTCCGAGTTCACTCTATGGTTGTCTCTCTTATTTCTAAGCTCTTTGAGCCTTTCTCTTTTGATGGTTTCGATCTCCGGGTTAATTTTGAGAATTTCGACAGGCTCTCCATCGTTGTTCGTGAATTCATTCACCCCGACGATAATGCGTTCTTTGTTTTCAACTTCAAGCTGATAGCGGTAGGAAGCATCCTCGATTTCCTGGTTGATGTAGCCGTCCTCGATACACTTTATCATCCCCCCCCTTCTATCTATGTCTTCTATATATTTAACCGCTTCCTCCTCTATCTTGTTGGTTAGGGCTTCGACGGCATAGGAACCGCCCAGCGGGTCTATCGTGTCTCCTGCACCGCTTTCGTATGCGATCACCTGTTGTGTGCGGAGGGCGATGGTAGCGGCCTCTTCAGACGGCAGTGCCAGGGCCTCGTCAAAAGAGTTGGTGTGAAGTGACTGCGTCCCGCCCAGTACCGCAGCGAGTGCTTGTATAGTTACCCTCATGATGTTGTTTCTTGGCTGTTGTGCGGTTAGGGTAACACCGGAGGTCTGAGAATGGAACCGGAGCATACAGGCCCGGTCATCTTTGGCCCCGAACCTTTCCTTCATAATTCTCGCCCATAGCCTTCTGGCTGCACGGAACTTTGCCACCTCTTCCAGAAAGTTATTATGAACGGCAAAGAAGAAGGAGACCCTCTCCGCTATTTTCTCGACGTCTAGTCCTCTTGCCCTTGCATTCTGTAAATACACTATTGCGTCGGCTAGGGTAAATGCAACCTCCTGGACGGCGGTGGAGCCTGCTTCCCTCATATGGTAGCCGCTTACGCTGATTGGATTCCACTTGGGAATGGAATTGCGGCAGTATTCCATGATATCAACGGTGATCTTTACCGACGGCTCGGGGGGAAATATGTATGTCCCCCGGGCGATAAATTCTTTGAGCAGGTCGTTCTGGACGGTTCCCTGGATTCTATCCGAGCTCACCCCCTGTTTTTCCGCTGCTACCATGTACATAGCCAGGAGCATAGAAGCCGTGGCGTTTATGGTCATGGAAGTGCTTACCTCTCCTAGCGGGATTCCGTCGAACAGAATCTCCATATCCTCGAGGGAATCTATAGCTACGCCAACCCTTCCTACCTCACCCTTGCTCATCGGCTGGTCTGAGTCGTATCCCATCTGGGTTGGAAGGTCAAAAGCGACGCTAAGCCCGGTTTGCCCTTGTTCCAGTAGATATTTGAATCTCTTGTTGGTCTCCTCCGCAGTGCCGAACCCAGCGTATTGACGCATGGTCCAGAATCTCCCGCGGTACATGGTGGGCTGGACGCCGCGGGTAAAGGGATATTCGCCGGGGTAGCCGATATCATTTTCATAGCTTACTTTCTCAACATCCTCGGGTGTGTAGAGTCTTTCAAGGGTTAAACCGGACGGGGTGGTGAATTTGTTTTTTCTCTCCCTCAGGTTTTTATTCATCCTTTTTTCCCAATCACTCTTTTTTATGGACATCTCGCTTTTCCTCTAGGTCGAAGAATGCCGGTCTGAAAGCGAATTTACTTTTTTCTTTCTGCTACATAATCGGCCAGTGAACCGAGGGATTCTTTGCATTTGTTGTCCGGAAGGGAGGAGATGGCATACTTAGCCTTGTCTGCAAATTCCTTTGCCAATTTTTTTGTCTGCTGAACCCCGTTGTATTTTTCTACTACACCCATGATGAATTCGAACTCCTCTTTCCTGAATCCATCATTCCTTAGGATATCGATAATCCTAGACTTCTCTCTAGTGGAGGCTCGACGAAGGGCGTACACCAGGGGTAGAGTCATTTTTCCTTCGTTCAAGTCCTGGCCGATCTCTTTTCCGAACTCCTCCGCGGTGGCCGAATAGTCGAGTGCATCATCGGTAAGCTGGAAGGCTATCCCTAGATTGAATCCATAGTTTCCGAGGGCCTCCCTTGTCTCTCCGTTTGAACCGGCCAGAATCGCTCCTACTTTTCCGCAGCTCTCTATGAGCGAGGCGGTCTTGTTCTTTATTATGTCGAAGCAAACATCCTCGGACACCTCGACCATATTCTTGGCGACCATAACCTCGAATACCTGTCCTTCAGCCAGCTTTGCCGCGGCGTCGGTTATTGTTTTTATTATCTCTAAACTACCGCAGGATGCCATGAGTCCGAGGGCGCGGGCGAGCATGAAATCCCCGACTAGTACGGAGGGCTTGCTGCCCCAGACGATGTTTGAGGCCTCTTTGCCCCGCCTTATGTGCGCATCGTCCACCACGTCATCGTGAAGAAGAGTGGCAGTGTGAATGAGTTCAATGGCTACAGCCGATGCGATTCTTTCTTTTCCGTAGAGAAGGCCGCAGGCGCCGCTGGAGAGTAGCAGAACCGAGGGACGAAGCCTCTTCCCTCCGCTTCCCAGTATGTATTTGGACATTTCATTGACCAGGGAAGCCAGAGAGCCTATGTTCTCCTCGAGCTCTCTTTCCACCTGTTCTAAATCTGGGGCAATAACTTCTATGATTTCAGATAGTTTCATCTGATTTTAAGTTATCTGAACCAGCCGTATAAGTCAAAGTAGTGGCGTTATCAGAGGGTCTCCGCTTTAATTCCCAACTGGCTTTATGTATCATTAGATTTCGTAAAGTATTCAAACTATGGTTCCGGTTAGACTATCCTTGAAGAATTTCCTGAGTTATGGCGATTCCGTCCCCCCTCTCGATTTTAAGGAATTCAACATAGCTTGCCTCTCCGGAAAGAATGGACACGGGAAATCCGCACTTATCGACGCTATGACCTGGGCGCTTTGGGGAAAGTGCCGGGTAAAAAATAAGGATGAGGTTATAAAAAGGGGCGCCAGTGAGTCCGGAGTGGAATTCGAGTTTGAGGTTGAAGGAAATCTTTACCGTATTCTCCGGTCGATAAAAAGAGGGAGAGGGTCGCAGTCCACCGGTTCTCTTCAACTCCAGATATTCGACCGCGGTTTGGGGGGTTTTAAGCCCCTTGCCCAGGATAATAAAGCGAGGACCGAGGTGGAGAAGGTACTAAAAATGGACTATGACTCTTTTATTTGTTCTTCGTTCATTCTCCAAGGTAGGGCGGATGAGTTCACAAAGAGAACCCCGGCGGAAAGAAAGGAAATCCTGGGAAGTATCCTGGAACTGGATAAATATGAAAGGCTTGCCCGGAAGGCCAGAGAGCTGGCCCTGAAATCAGGGGTAGAAGAGGAGTCTCTTCGGAGGGAGGAAAACCAGATTGGGTATGAAATTGGGCGTAAAGAGGAATTACTAAAAAAACTGGAAGAGGTCAAAACCAAAGAGGAGGAACTCACCGGAGAGCTACTGGCGGCCGAGAAGTCCTATGAAGCGCTCATAAGGGAATTGGAAGCAATAAACGCAAAGATGGAAATCTACGATGGGCTAATTCGAGACAGGAAGGAAACCGAGGAGAATAGCATTAGTCTTGACCAGGAGCTAAATAAGATAACGGCGGCGATTGAAAGGGACAAAGAGGTTATTGCTAAAGAGGGTGATATCCTCGAGGGTTATGAACAGTTGGAAAAAGCGAGAGAAAAGGAGAAGGTTTATTCTGAGAAGCTGATGGTTTATACGAAACTTCTAAGGGAAGGCGAGAAATTGGAGCGGGCCATCACCGAGGAGAGATACAAAATAGAGAAGAGGGTAAGCTCTTTAAAGGGAAAGGAGCGGGAGCTTCAAAGAAGGCTCGACCAGGTCGGAGAGCTTATAAAGAGGGAGAAAGAGATTGTAGACGGATTCAAAAAATTCCTGGAGGTAGAGAGCCGGCAGGTGGAGTTAGAACGAAAGAAGCAAGTATTTGATGAACTCAAAACCAGGTCAAACCAATTAGAGAACGAAATTCAAAGAGTCCGGTTCCAGGTCGAGGCGCAAATAAAAGAGGTCGAATCAAGGATCAAGGATCTTCGTCAAAGAGCGGGGGATGTGGAAAGGCTAACTATAGAGTGTGAGGGGTTGAGGGCTAAAATTAGAGACAACGAGGGAATACGAGTCCAGGCAGAAGCCTTGAAGGAGACGCTCAAGAAAATAGGTGAATCCAAGAAGGAATCGAGCTGGAAAGAATCCGAATTAAAGAGAAAGCTGGAAGAGGAAAGACAGAAGCTGGCAATCGTCAGGTCTGAGGCGGAAAAAGCGCAATGCCCTCTTTGCCAGTCTCCTCTAGAGGAGGAGGCTAGAAAGGCGCTTATGGAAAAGTTTGAGAGATCTATCAACGAGCTTCAAAATGCTCTCAGGGAAGAGCTGGAGAAGTTTTCCAGTCTTGGGGAAGAGGAAAATGGGGTCATTTCTCGGATAAAACAGATTGAATCGGGGCTAATGGACATATCCATTCTCAGCAAGGAGCTAGGGGAAAAGGAAAAAACCCTGGCTGATTCGAAATCTGCCCTTGGAGAATTGGAGACCGCAGGGAAGGAACTTGAGTATTTAAAGGACACTCTCGGAAAAGAAAATTTTGCTCTTGAACTTCGAGAAGAGTATAAAAAGTTAAAGCTTCAGATGGAAGGCTTAGACTACAAAGAATCGGAGCATGAGGAGCTTAGGAGAAGGCTGGAAGCACTCAGAAGTTTTCAGGTGGAGCACCGGCTGCTGGAGGAGGCGCAAAGGAGTAAGGGGGATATAGAGAAAGAGCTTGCCCATACCCAAAAAGATATTGCCTATCAATCGAGACTGATCGACCAGGGTCTTTATGCGCTTGAGCACAAAGATAAGCTCGCCAAGATTAAGATAGAAATCGACCAGGTCGGGTATGATGAGGAAAAACACAAAGAGATAAAGAGCACCCTGCACAAACTGGAGAGATTCTCCAGGGAAAAAGAGAACCTTAACAAAGCTAAGGTGAGCTTAACTCACCGGGAAAGGGAGAGGGATAGCATTCAAAAAAGGATAAACGAGGATAGAGAGAGGATTCAGAGGATCGAGAAAGAAATAAAAGACCTGGAGGAAGTGGTGAGCCAAAGCCGGGATCTTGAGGATAAGAGAAACGCTTTTCAGGAGAAGATTTTCAGATATAAAAGAGACAAGGATACCGTGCTGGAAGAGAAGAGCAGGGTTTTCAGTGAGCTTGAGAGAATCATAAAATTAGAGGACAGAAGGGGACAAGTATTAAAACAGATAGAGAAATTCGGTTATGATTTGACCGTTTATCAGGAGCTTGAAAAGGCCTTTGGCAAAAACGGCATACAGGCGCTTATAATAGAAAACGCGGTACCGGAGATTGAGGTCGAGGCCAATAATCTCCTGTCGAAACTGACCGAGGGAACTATGACTCTTAGCCTAGAGATGCTGAGGCCGACCCAGAAGGGCGGGGAGAAGGAGACACTTGATATCAAAATAGCCGATTCATCGGGTACTAGAAGCTACGAGACTTATTCCGGGGGAGAAGCTTTCCGGATAGACTTTGCCTTGAGGGTAGCAATCTCCAAATTCATCGCCAACCGTTCTGGTGCTCAGCTTAGAACCCTGGTGATAGACGAGGGCTTTGGCACTCAGGATAAGGACGGGCTCGGCCAGTTTATCCAGGTGATAAATGCGATAAAGGACGATTTTGATAAGATTCTGGTGATTACTCACGTCGACGACTTGAAGGACAAATTCCCGGTGAGAATTGAAGTTACCAAAGAACCGGGGAGGGGGTCTAGCTTCGAAGTTCTTCATTCATAGGATATGAACTGGTTAGACATTGCCATATTGATAATAATTGGATTGTTTACACTCCTTGGTTTCATGCGGGGATTGATCAGGGAGGTAATTTCCGTAGTTGCACTGATCGGTGGAATAATAGCCGGTGTGATGTTTTACGACTTAGCCGGGGATATATTCATTAGTTACGGCCTCCTGAAAAACAAGCCTATGGCCAGCATAGCCGGGTTCATAGCCACAAGCCTGGTCGTCTATATATTATTCCAGATACTGGGCTGGATGCTGACCAGGATAATAGGGACGTTGAGTCTGAGCTGGCTTAACCGAGCATGCGGGGGTATGGTAGGGGCAATAAAAGGAATCGTCATTGCTTTTTCACTCGTTTCAGCAGTAGGTTTTTTCTTCTCTCCAAAAGAGCCTCCCTTCAGAGATTCGACCATGGTTCCCTATATCGAAGAATCGTTCACTGCCCTTAAGGAAACCGTCCCTGAGGATTTTAGTGACGGGATAATTCGAGTAAAGAAACTAATCCAGGAAAAAGGGCTAACAACGGCATTCAAAGAAGCGGAGAGGATTAGAGAGACTTTCAAAGATGAAACCACGGAGAAGAAGGAAACAAAGAAGAAATAAACTGACTATAAGCCGTAGAAACGGCGTCCTTTCACCTTAAACCGGGGACCAACACAGGAGGGAGCCCTGGCTACGTAAACGAAGCTAGAAACCGCTCAAATGCAGGGTGTGGCTACATAACCGGTGGGAATGTCATCCCTGGGTTTAGCCCACCAAACTGGTGTTAGAAGCTATTCCAGTTTTACCTTTTGCCAGGAAGTTCCCTTGCCTTGAAACTTTGGGTAATATTAGGGTTATGATCGGTATTTTGACCCTCGATGAATTCATTATTCAAAGACAGACGGAGTTTCCTTACGCCACCGGTGAACTGTCCCGACTTTTGAGGGATATCGGACTCGCGGCTAAAATCGTCAATAGAGAGGTGAATAAAGCGGGATTGGTGGATATATTGGGTACGGCAGGTACCATGAACATACAGGGGGAGGAGGTTAAAAAACTAGACGTTTTTGCCAATAAGAGGTTTATAGCCGCTCTACAATTAGGCGGGGAGTGTTGTGGCATCGCCTCTGAAGAAAACAAAGATATCATAGCAGTGGATAATGAAATATCTAAGGACGCAAGATATGTAGTGGCTATAGACCCGTTAGATGGTTCCTCGAATATCGATGTCAACGTATCGGTTGGCACTATCTTTTCAATTTATCGGCGCATTTCTCCTCCGTCCAGTTCTTGTACTATAGAAGATTTCCTGCAAAAGGGCTCGGAGCAGGTTGCGGCCGGCTACGTTGTATATGGCTCGTCCACTATGTTGGTATAT
The Thermodesulfobacteriota bacterium DNA segment above includes these coding regions:
- a CDS encoding radical SAM protein, with amino-acid sequence MKISEIFFSIQGEGVEIGLPTIFVRLFACDLRCTWCDSMYAVEGRDFKDMTIDEVKGEIEKFECKRVCITGGEPLIQRKEVEALAKDLIGDGYSIVLETSGHKDPPPVFWTESCRISMDCKCPSSGMQKKMELPLFEKLRPQDQLKFVIEDEVDYEYAKEILGRYQINANIIFQPVYGTNLKWLTERVLEDGLEKVRVLPQLHKIIWGEIRGV
- the queC gene encoding 7-cyano-7-deazaguanine synthase QueC, translating into MKKKAVVIASGGVDSSTLLYKAVKENYEVYALTFIYGQKHEREIDSAKKICRGIDIPHKVIDLSALKEILSGSALTDSKIEVPEVPETAEHYETLKTTIVPNRNSIFLSIAIGYAVSINAEQVFFGAHHSDRGVYPDCRGEFVEAFERAEQLGNDNPHLVISAPFVDLDKSQIVKLGAELGVPYGDTWSCYKGREIHCGVCSSCRERKRAFQGAGVLDPTEYES
- a CDS encoding cytochrome c/FTR1 family iron permease, which gives rise to MDYIGGDYKNAVRDGITTSEEEYAEMLDFSSEALNLFGDLKSSGGDKAGIESNLVELRRKIENKSSVNEVESISKEIKASLISAYGIITYPKSHPSFQVGKDLYEGNCAQCHGVLGAGNGPMASNLTPPPTNFTDGGTTGGLSPFKVYNTMSFGIEGTAMPSFPKLSEDEKWNIAFYVLSLSFDQNASEEGKKILRATDVPGDINNLKDLATLSNQEIMNQISPYLEDNDISKVVAFLRRGTIETEIERENPLAVTTNLLRESEALYDEGKSKDAYTKALDAYLEGFERVESKLALKDSKLTSEIEAKFTELRGAIKAESESEEVKAIYGEINNNLNRAALILENGKPIGKAFSFVNSFSIIVREGLEAVLIVAAVIAFLTATGAGSAIKYVHLGWILAIVAGLITWVLAQTVISISGAQREIIEGVTSLIAAVVLFYVSYWLITKIEVKKWKEYIQGKVKKALTKKNVFALASVSFFAVYREAFETVLFYQALWLQAENSQGAVIWGFIAGLVLLLGLVVVIFKLGLRIPLKYFFSITSFFLYFLSFVLMGKGIREFQEAGLVGITPLDFIPQIDLLGIYPTLETTIPQGILLLAFIAAILWTSLIKQEREKKEIAVSVSRIADDMKSMHEAFEHIKGHIIEWKRCEEINLEAEELDRQIQDVIRYVDELENKLGDFYDTVSKNSEKEDKPPVMDKKPLIN
- the rimI gene encoding ribosomal protein S18-alanine N-acetyltransferase: MRPEDLDEVMAIEQLCFPTPWPRQIFEMELKSKRSFKCVSRIGGVVAGYIIGWMIHDEGHILNVAVHPDFRRMGIGDSLMRECLDHFSEKGAKYAILEVRHTNTGAQKLYEKLGFKPIGIRRGYYSDTGEDAIVMMLSMK
- a CDS encoding methylmalonyl-CoA mutase family protein yields the protein MSIKKSDWEKRMNKNLRERKNKFTTPSGLTLERLYTPEDVEKVSYENDIGYPGEYPFTRGVQPTMYRGRFWTMRQYAGFGTAEETNKRFKYLLEQGQTGLSVAFDLPTQMGYDSDQPMSKGEVGRVGVAIDSLEDMEILFDGIPLGEVSTSMTINATASMLLAMYMVAAEKQGVSSDRIQGTVQNDLLKEFIARGTYIFPPEPSVKITVDIMEYCRNSIPKWNPISVSGYHMREAGSTAVQEVAFTLADAIVYLQNARARGLDVEKIAERVSFFFAVHNNFLEEVAKFRAARRLWARIMKERFGAKDDRACMLRFHSQTSGVTLTAQQPRNNIMRVTIQALAAVLGGTQSLHTNSFDEALALPSEEAATIALRTQQVIAYESGAGDTIDPLGGSYAVEALTNKIEEEAVKYIEDIDRRGGMIKCIEDGYINQEIEDASYRYQLEVENKERIIVGVNEFTNNDGEPVEILKINPEIETIKRERLKELRNKRDNHRVNSDLKRLEEAARAGENLMPFIVEAVRDYATIGEMARALERVYERFGRRNKAAVG
- a CDS encoding polyprenyl synthetase family protein, with product MKLSEIIEVIAPDLEQVERELEENIGSLASLVNEMSKYILGSGGKRLRPSVLLLSSGACGLLYGKERIASAVAIELIHTATLLHDDVVDDAHIRRGKEASNIVWGSKPSVLVGDFMLARALGLMASCGSLEIIKTITDAAAKLAEGQVFEVMVAKNMVEVSEDVCFDIIKNKTASLIESCGKVGAILAGSNGETREALGNYGFNLGIAFQLTDDALDYSATAEEFGKEIGQDLNEGKMTLPLVYALRRASTREKSRIIDILRNDGFRKEEFEFIMGVVEKYNGVQQTKKLAKEFADKAKYAISSLPDNKCKESLGSLADYVAERKK
- a CDS encoding AAA family ATPase, which codes for MVPVRLSLKNFLSYGDSVPPLDFKEFNIACLSGKNGHGKSALIDAMTWALWGKCRVKNKDEVIKRGASESGVEFEFEVEGNLYRILRSIKRGRGSQSTGSLQLQIFDRGLGGFKPLAQDNKARTEVEKVLKMDYDSFICSSFILQGRADEFTKRTPAERKEILGSILELDKYERLARKARELALKSGVEEESLRREENQIGYEIGRKEELLKKLEEVKTKEEELTGELLAAEKSYEALIRELEAINAKMEIYDGLIRDRKETEENSISLDQELNKITAAIERDKEVIAKEGDILEGYEQLEKAREKEKVYSEKLMVYTKLLREGEKLERAITEERYKIEKRVSSLKGKERELQRRLDQVGELIKREKEIVDGFKKFLEVESRQVELERKKQVFDELKTRSNQLENEIQRVRFQVEAQIKEVESRIKDLRQRAGDVERLTIECEGLRAKIRDNEGIRVQAEALKETLKKIGESKKESSWKESELKRKLEEERQKLAIVRSEAEKAQCPLCQSPLEEEARKALMEKFERSINELQNALREELEKFSSLGEEENGVISRIKQIESGLMDISILSKELGEKEKTLADSKSALGELETAGKELEYLKDTLGKENFALELREEYKKLKLQMEGLDYKESEHEELRRRLEALRSFQVEHRLLEEAQRSKGDIEKELAHTQKDIAYQSRLIDQGLYALEHKDKLAKIKIEIDQVGYDEEKHKEIKSTLHKLERFSREKENLNKAKVSLTHRERERDSIQKRINEDRERIQRIEKEIKDLEEVVSQSRDLEDKRNAFQEKIFRYKRDKDTVLEEKSRVFSELERIIKLEDRRGQVLKQIEKFGYDLTVYQELEKAFGKNGIQALIIENAVPEIEVEANNLLSKLTEGTMTLSLEMLRPTQKGGEKETLDIKIADSSGTRSYETYSGGEAFRIDFALRVAISKFIANRSGAQLRTLVIDEGFGTQDKDGLGQFIQVINAIKDDFDKILVITHVDDLKDKFPVRIEVTKEPGRGSSFEVLHS
- a CDS encoding CvpA family protein; amino-acid sequence: MNWLDIAILIIIGLFTLLGFMRGLIREVISVVALIGGIIAGVMFYDLAGDIFISYGLLKNKPMASIAGFIATSLVVYILFQILGWMLTRIIGTLSLSWLNRACGGMVGAIKGIVIAFSLVSAVGFFFSPKEPPFRDSTMVPYIEESFTALKETVPEDFSDGIIRVKKLIQEKGLTTAFKEAERIRETFKDETTEKKETKKK
- the fbp gene encoding class 1 fructose-bisphosphatase → MIGILTLDEFIIQRQTEFPYATGELSRLLRDIGLAAKIVNREVNKAGLVDILGTAGTMNIQGEEVKKLDVFANKRFIAALQLGGECCGIASEENKDIIAVDNEISKDARYVVAIDPLDGSSNIDVNVSVGTIFSIYRRISPPSSSCTIEDFLQKGSEQVAAGYVVYGSSTMLVYTTGHGVNGFTLDPSIGEFCLSHPNMQIPKTGKIYSINQGNFVSFPEGVKEYVRYCKHEDKSTNRPYSLRYIGSMVADIHRNLISGGIFIYPATKDSPRGKLRLLYECNPMSFIVEQAGGRATDGFRRILDIEPKELHQRTPIFIGSEEMVLKAEEFMRKYSA